One Oryza sativa Japonica Group chromosome 8, ASM3414082v1 DNA window includes the following coding sequences:
- the LOC4346026 gene encoding uncharacterized protein isoform X7: protein MVHQKRSKLDNCSQPISESDDINSESLPAKDDDYNCDSDDNSASHDMDVSQPHVNEISTNELLKTLKRKLSKSKRSEDDNIKMKRSESIELDNDVMINQVLRDIIQRDQIINSLKKKLNIHHNIGDQNLKDKNVDTDLKSDAFSRFSVKYFSKVDSLSPHHKTVIENSCFQSMLLFDKCFVPNSFALWIAKQVDVNCSDIVLGQKLIPLNKQFVHVVLGLPVGGSTIHSKFDSGKQKILQIFGKTSIPSVKFFGEKLIKNEELPDDQILICFMIVSLNCFLCPNSSLIPSTKYLSAFEDMDLIESLDWCKLVFDWLMEHISKIEKSKTFGGCLFHLAVNYLDFLNFGSQKVLLDTPRIKVWKRSMIKDYSKFDKISEGVYGKRPVNDIASTCYPMVNNSSSSFADMLKSSVGDLLPSDVQDKICHLLCYHFGKEDEIFEDKAKKLLIDVLLLLADCSSNYPTQPAAHENSGIEPDHEPVEENNDDVNQAVKKNNNFTSSPKGNSKTILDDDKLPIPNEEFNPVNKSTILNSSEEIKHINIDEIMTKLNKTGHVPINPPDETEKNSALTDHSKKVVSNFCCCC from the exons ATGGTTCACCAAAAGCGTTCAAAATTGGATAATTGTAGCCAGCCCATAAGTGAATCTGATGATATTAATTCTGAGTCTTTGCCTGCTAAAGATGATGATTACAATTGTGATTCTGATGATAACTCAGCCAGTCAT gaTATGGATGTTTCACAACCACATGTAAATGAAATTTCTACAAATGAACTTCTGAAAACTTTGAAAAGGAAACTCAGTAAGTCTAAAAGAAGTGAAGATGATAACATTAAG atgaaaAGGTCTGAATCTATTGAATTGGACAATGATGTAATGATAAATCAGGTTCTACGTGATATCATACAAAGGGATCAAATTATcaacagtttgaaaaaaaagcttAATATTCATCACAACATAGGTGATCAAAATTTGAAG GACAAAAATGTTGACACTGATTTGAAGTCTGATGCATTCTCTAGATTCTCAGTCAAATATTTCTCAAAAGTTGATTCTTTAAGTCCACATCACAAAACAGTCATTGAAAATTCTTGTTTTCAAAGCATGCTGCTATTTGACAAGTGTTTTGTTCCCAATTCTTTTGCTCTCTGGATTGCAAAACAAGTAGATGTGAACTGTTCTGATATAGTTTTGGGCCAAAAACTTATTCCATTGAACAAGCAATTTGTCCATGTTGTGCTAGGCCTCCCTGTTGGTGGTAGTACAATCCATTCAAAATTTGATTCTGGCAAACAAAAGATTCTTCAGATTTTTGGGAAAACTTCTATTCCTTCTGTCAAGTTCTTTGGAGAAAAGTTAATTAAAAATGAAGAACTTCCTGATGATCAAATTCTCATCTGCTTTATGATTGTTTCCTTGAATTGCTTTCTTTGTCCAAACTCTTCTTTGATTCCAAGTACAAAATACCTAAGTGCCTTTGAAGACATGGACTTAATTGAAAGTTTGGACTGGTGCAAGTTAGTTTTTGACTGGTTGATGGAACACATTAGCAAGATTGAGAAATCAAAAACTTTTGGTGGTTGTTTATTCCATTTAGCG GTTAATTACCTGGATTTTCTCAACTTTGGTTCACAAAAAGTATTACTTGATACACCAAGAATAAAAGTTTGGAAAAGATCTATGATTAAGGACTATTCCAAATTTGATAAAATATCTGAAGGAGTGTATGGAAAAAGACCAGTCAATGATATTGCTTCAACTTGTTACCCAATG gtGAATAATAGCTCATCTTCATTTGCTGATATGCTCAAAAGTTCTGTTGGTGATCTGTTGCCAAGTGATGTTCAAGACAAAATTTGTCATTTGCTCTGCTATCATTTTGGAAAAGAAGATGAAATCTTTGAAGACAAGGCTAAGAAACTTCTTATAGATGTTCTGTTGTTGTTAGCTGATTGTAGTTCCAATTATCCTACTCAACCTGCTGCACATGAAAATTCAG gAATTGAACCAGATCATGAACCAGTTGAAGAAAATAATGATGATGTTAATCAagctgtgaaaaaaaataacaatttcACCTCATCTCCAAAG gGAAACAGTAAAACAATACTAGATGATGATAAGTTGCCAATTCCAAATGAAGAATTTAATCCTGTGAATAAGTCTACCATTTTGAATTCTTCAGaagag ATTAAACATATCAACATTGATGAAATAATGACAAAGTTGAACAAAAcag GTCATGTTCCTATTAATCCACCAGATGAAACAGAGAAAAATTCTGCCTTGActg ATCACTCCAAGAAAGTTGTCTCAAacttttgctgctgctgttga
- the LOC4346026 gene encoding uncharacterized protein isoform X6, with protein MVHQKRSKLDNCSQPISESDDINSESLPAKDDDYNCDSDDNSASHDMDVSQPHVNEISTNELLKTLKRKLSKSKRSEDDNIKMKRSESIELDNDVMINQVLRDIIQRDQIINSLKKKLNIHHNIGDQNLKDKNVDTDLKSDAFSRFSVKYFSKVDSLSPHHKTVIENSCFQSMLLFDKCFVPNSFALWIAKQVDVNCSDIVLGQKLIPLNKQFVHVVLGLPVGGSTIHSKFDSGKQKILQIFGKTSIPSVKFFGEKLIKNEELPDDQILICFMIVSLNCFLCPNSSLIPSTKYLSAFEDMDLIESLDWCKLVFDWLMEHISKIEKSKTFGGCLFHLAVNYLDFLNFGSQKVLLDTPRIKVWKRSMIKDYSKFDKISEGVYGKRPVNDIASTCYPMVNNSSSSFADMLKSSVGDLLPSDVQDKICHLLCYHFGKEDEIFEDKAKKLLIDVLLLLADCSSNYPTQPAAHENSGIEPDHEPVEENNDDVNQAVKKNNNFTSSPKGNSKTILDDDKLPIPNEEFNPVNKSTILNSSEEIKHINIDEIMTKLNKTGHVPINPPDETEKNSALTARNNQVFHDQPSFKIWDSDDDLHHENDDFKKEITPAHLVDSYQVIPDSYSPNPVLRNKITPRKLSQTFAAAVESPIICSDSPDKMYMVTLENSTSPNASLNENKENEKGCHIIKKEFCYET; from the exons ATGGTTCACCAAAAGCGTTCAAAATTGGATAATTGTAGCCAGCCCATAAGTGAATCTGATGATATTAATTCTGAGTCTTTGCCTGCTAAAGATGATGATTACAATTGTGATTCTGATGATAACTCAGCCAGTCAT gaTATGGATGTTTCACAACCACATGTAAATGAAATTTCTACAAATGAACTTCTGAAAACTTTGAAAAGGAAACTCAGTAAGTCTAAAAGAAGTGAAGATGATAACATTAAG atgaaaAGGTCTGAATCTATTGAATTGGACAATGATGTAATGATAAATCAGGTTCTACGTGATATCATACAAAGGGATCAAATTATcaacagtttgaaaaaaaagcttAATATTCATCACAACATAGGTGATCAAAATTTGAAG GACAAAAATGTTGACACTGATTTGAAGTCTGATGCATTCTCTAGATTCTCAGTCAAATATTTCTCAAAAGTTGATTCTTTAAGTCCACATCACAAAACAGTCATTGAAAATTCTTGTTTTCAAAGCATGCTGCTATTTGACAAGTGTTTTGTTCCCAATTCTTTTGCTCTCTGGATTGCAAAACAAGTAGATGTGAACTGTTCTGATATAGTTTTGGGCCAAAAACTTATTCCATTGAACAAGCAATTTGTCCATGTTGTGCTAGGCCTCCCTGTTGGTGGTAGTACAATCCATTCAAAATTTGATTCTGGCAAACAAAAGATTCTTCAGATTTTTGGGAAAACTTCTATTCCTTCTGTCAAGTTCTTTGGAGAAAAGTTAATTAAAAATGAAGAACTTCCTGATGATCAAATTCTCATCTGCTTTATGATTGTTTCCTTGAATTGCTTTCTTTGTCCAAACTCTTCTTTGATTCCAAGTACAAAATACCTAAGTGCCTTTGAAGACATGGACTTAATTGAAAGTTTGGACTGGTGCAAGTTAGTTTTTGACTGGTTGATGGAACACATTAGCAAGATTGAGAAATCAAAAACTTTTGGTGGTTGTTTATTCCATTTAGCG GTTAATTACCTGGATTTTCTCAACTTTGGTTCACAAAAAGTATTACTTGATACACCAAGAATAAAAGTTTGGAAAAGATCTATGATTAAGGACTATTCCAAATTTGATAAAATATCTGAAGGAGTGTATGGAAAAAGACCAGTCAATGATATTGCTTCAACTTGTTACCCAATG gtGAATAATAGCTCATCTTCATTTGCTGATATGCTCAAAAGTTCTGTTGGTGATCTGTTGCCAAGTGATGTTCAAGACAAAATTTGTCATTTGCTCTGCTATCATTTTGGAAAAGAAGATGAAATCTTTGAAGACAAGGCTAAGAAACTTCTTATAGATGTTCTGTTGTTGTTAGCTGATTGTAGTTCCAATTATCCTACTCAACCTGCTGCACATGAAAATTCAG gAATTGAACCAGATCATGAACCAGTTGAAGAAAATAATGATGATGTTAATCAagctgtgaaaaaaaataacaatttcACCTCATCTCCAAAG gGAAACAGTAAAACAATACTAGATGATGATAAGTTGCCAATTCCAAATGAAGAATTTAATCCTGTGAATAAGTCTACCATTTTGAATTCTTCAGaagag ATTAAACATATCAACATTGATGAAATAATGACAAAGTTGAACAAAAcag GTCATGTTCCTATTAATCCACCAGATGAAACAGAGAAAAATTCTGCCTTGActg CTCGAAACAATCAAGTTTTTCATGATCAACCGTCTTTTAAAATCTGGGATTCTGATGATGACCTCCATCATGAAAATGATGatttcaaaaaagaaattaCACCTGCTCATCTTGTAGATTCATATCAAGTTATTCCTGATTCATACTCCCCAAATCCTGTTTTAAGAAATAAG ATCACTCCAAGAAAGTTGTCTCAAacttttgctgctgctgttgaaaGCCCAATAATCTGTTCAGACAGTCCG gaTAAGATGTACATGGTGACACTTGAAAATTCAACTTCTCCTAATGCTTCTCTCAatgaaaacaaagaaaatgaaaaaggttgTCACATCATAAAG AAAGAGTTTTGTTATGAAACATGA
- the LOC4346026 gene encoding uncharacterized protein isoform X5 produces the protein MVHQKRSKLDNCSQPISESDDINSESLPAKDDDYNCDSDDNSASHDMDVSQPHVNEISTNELLKTLKRKLSKSKRSEDDNIKMKRSESIELDNDVMINQVLRDIIQRDQIINSLKKKLNIHHNIGDQNLKDKNVDTDLKSDAFSRFSVKYFSKVDSLSPHHKTVIENSCFQSMLLFDKCFVPNSFALWIAKQVDVNCSDIVLGQKLIPLNKQFVHVVLGLPVGGSTIHSKFDSGKQKILQIFGKTSIPSVKFFGEKLIKNEELPDDQILICFMIVSLNCFLCPNSSLIPSTKYLSAFEDMDLIESLDWCKLVFDWLMEHISKIEKSKTFGGCLFHLAVNYLDFLNFGSQKVLLDTPRIKVWKRSMIKDYSKFDKISEGVYGKRPVNDIASTCYPMVNNSSSSFADMLKSSVGDLLPSDVQDKICHLLCYHFGKEDEIFEDKAKKLLIDVLLLLADCSSNYPTQPAAHENSGIEPDHEPVEENNDDVNQAVKKNNNFTSSPKGNSKTILDDDKLPIPNEEFNPVNKSTILNSSEEIKHINIDEIMTKLNKTGHVPINPPDETEKNSALTARNNQVFHDQPSFKIWDSDDDLHHENDDFKKEITPAHLVDSYQVIPDSYSPNPVLRNKITPRKLSQTFAAAVESPIICSDSPDKMYMVTLENSTSPNASLNENKENEKGCHIIKKQNFKTFASPERVLL, from the exons ATGGTTCACCAAAAGCGTTCAAAATTGGATAATTGTAGCCAGCCCATAAGTGAATCTGATGATATTAATTCTGAGTCTTTGCCTGCTAAAGATGATGATTACAATTGTGATTCTGATGATAACTCAGCCAGTCAT gaTATGGATGTTTCACAACCACATGTAAATGAAATTTCTACAAATGAACTTCTGAAAACTTTGAAAAGGAAACTCAGTAAGTCTAAAAGAAGTGAAGATGATAACATTAAG atgaaaAGGTCTGAATCTATTGAATTGGACAATGATGTAATGATAAATCAGGTTCTACGTGATATCATACAAAGGGATCAAATTATcaacagtttgaaaaaaaagcttAATATTCATCACAACATAGGTGATCAAAATTTGAAG GACAAAAATGTTGACACTGATTTGAAGTCTGATGCATTCTCTAGATTCTCAGTCAAATATTTCTCAAAAGTTGATTCTTTAAGTCCACATCACAAAACAGTCATTGAAAATTCTTGTTTTCAAAGCATGCTGCTATTTGACAAGTGTTTTGTTCCCAATTCTTTTGCTCTCTGGATTGCAAAACAAGTAGATGTGAACTGTTCTGATATAGTTTTGGGCCAAAAACTTATTCCATTGAACAAGCAATTTGTCCATGTTGTGCTAGGCCTCCCTGTTGGTGGTAGTACAATCCATTCAAAATTTGATTCTGGCAAACAAAAGATTCTTCAGATTTTTGGGAAAACTTCTATTCCTTCTGTCAAGTTCTTTGGAGAAAAGTTAATTAAAAATGAAGAACTTCCTGATGATCAAATTCTCATCTGCTTTATGATTGTTTCCTTGAATTGCTTTCTTTGTCCAAACTCTTCTTTGATTCCAAGTACAAAATACCTAAGTGCCTTTGAAGACATGGACTTAATTGAAAGTTTGGACTGGTGCAAGTTAGTTTTTGACTGGTTGATGGAACACATTAGCAAGATTGAGAAATCAAAAACTTTTGGTGGTTGTTTATTCCATTTAGCG GTTAATTACCTGGATTTTCTCAACTTTGGTTCACAAAAAGTATTACTTGATACACCAAGAATAAAAGTTTGGAAAAGATCTATGATTAAGGACTATTCCAAATTTGATAAAATATCTGAAGGAGTGTATGGAAAAAGACCAGTCAATGATATTGCTTCAACTTGTTACCCAATG gtGAATAATAGCTCATCTTCATTTGCTGATATGCTCAAAAGTTCTGTTGGTGATCTGTTGCCAAGTGATGTTCAAGACAAAATTTGTCATTTGCTCTGCTATCATTTTGGAAAAGAAGATGAAATCTTTGAAGACAAGGCTAAGAAACTTCTTATAGATGTTCTGTTGTTGTTAGCTGATTGTAGTTCCAATTATCCTACTCAACCTGCTGCACATGAAAATTCAG gAATTGAACCAGATCATGAACCAGTTGAAGAAAATAATGATGATGTTAATCAagctgtgaaaaaaaataacaatttcACCTCATCTCCAAAG gGAAACAGTAAAACAATACTAGATGATGATAAGTTGCCAATTCCAAATGAAGAATTTAATCCTGTGAATAAGTCTACCATTTTGAATTCTTCAGaagag ATTAAACATATCAACATTGATGAAATAATGACAAAGTTGAACAAAAcag GTCATGTTCCTATTAATCCACCAGATGAAACAGAGAAAAATTCTGCCTTGActg CTCGAAACAATCAAGTTTTTCATGATCAACCGTCTTTTAAAATCTGGGATTCTGATGATGACCTCCATCATGAAAATGATGatttcaaaaaagaaattaCACCTGCTCATCTTGTAGATTCATATCAAGTTATTCCTGATTCATACTCCCCAAATCCTGTTTTAAGAAATAAG ATCACTCCAAGAAAGTTGTCTCAAacttttgctgctgctgttgaaaGCCCAATAATCTGTTCAGACAGTCCG gaTAAGATGTACATGGTGACACTTGAAAATTCAACTTCTCCTAATGCTTCTCTCAatgaaaacaaagaaaatgaaaaaggttgTCACATCATAAAG AAACAAAACTTCAAAACCTTTGCTAGTCCAGAAAGAGTTTTGTTATGA
- the LOC4346026 gene encoding uncharacterized protein isoform X1: protein MVHQKRSKLDNCSQPISESDDINSESLPAKDDDYNCDSDDNSASHDMDVSQPHVNEISTNELLKTLKRKLSKSKRSEDDNIKMKRSESIELDNDVMINQVLRDIIQRDQIINSLKKKLNIHHNIGDQNLKDKNVDTDLKSDAFSRFSVKYFSKVDSLSPHHKTVIENSCFQSMLLFDKCFVPNSFALWIAKQVDVNCSDIVLGQKLIPLNKQFVHVVLGLPVGGSTIHSKFDSGKQKILQIFGKTSIPSVKFFGEKLIKNEELPDDQILICFMIVSLNCFLCPNSSLIPSTKYLSAFEDMDLIESLDWCKLVFDWLMEHISKIEKSKTFGGCLFHLAVNYLDFLNFGSQKVLLDTPRIKVWKRSMIKDYSKFDKISEGVYGKRPVNDIASTCYPMVNNSSSSFADMLKSSVGDLLPSDVQDKICHLLCYHFGKEDEIFEDKAKKLLIDVLLLLADCSSNYPTQPAAHENSGIEPDHEPVEENNDDVNQAVKKNNNFTSSPKGNSKTILDDDKLPIPNEEFNPVNKSTILNSSEEIKHINIDEIMTKLNKTGHVPINPPDETEKNSALTARNNQVFHDQPSFKIWDSDDDLHHENDDFKKEITPAHLVDSYQVIPDSYSPNPVLRNKITPRKLSQTFAAAVESPIICSDSPDKMYMVTLENSTSPNASLNENKENEKGCHIIKILILLKDQTSQSHNMKDKFIMLSALYQQADIKNDMQLKLMVFTANSVLLEDHLILDMKFLILLSLCSADICFIYLTPQNPKNIISSLLLEMIF, encoded by the exons ATGGTTCACCAAAAGCGTTCAAAATTGGATAATTGTAGCCAGCCCATAAGTGAATCTGATGATATTAATTCTGAGTCTTTGCCTGCTAAAGATGATGATTACAATTGTGATTCTGATGATAACTCAGCCAGTCAT gaTATGGATGTTTCACAACCACATGTAAATGAAATTTCTACAAATGAACTTCTGAAAACTTTGAAAAGGAAACTCAGTAAGTCTAAAAGAAGTGAAGATGATAACATTAAG atgaaaAGGTCTGAATCTATTGAATTGGACAATGATGTAATGATAAATCAGGTTCTACGTGATATCATACAAAGGGATCAAATTATcaacagtttgaaaaaaaagcttAATATTCATCACAACATAGGTGATCAAAATTTGAAG GACAAAAATGTTGACACTGATTTGAAGTCTGATGCATTCTCTAGATTCTCAGTCAAATATTTCTCAAAAGTTGATTCTTTAAGTCCACATCACAAAACAGTCATTGAAAATTCTTGTTTTCAAAGCATGCTGCTATTTGACAAGTGTTTTGTTCCCAATTCTTTTGCTCTCTGGATTGCAAAACAAGTAGATGTGAACTGTTCTGATATAGTTTTGGGCCAAAAACTTATTCCATTGAACAAGCAATTTGTCCATGTTGTGCTAGGCCTCCCTGTTGGTGGTAGTACAATCCATTCAAAATTTGATTCTGGCAAACAAAAGATTCTTCAGATTTTTGGGAAAACTTCTATTCCTTCTGTCAAGTTCTTTGGAGAAAAGTTAATTAAAAATGAAGAACTTCCTGATGATCAAATTCTCATCTGCTTTATGATTGTTTCCTTGAATTGCTTTCTTTGTCCAAACTCTTCTTTGATTCCAAGTACAAAATACCTAAGTGCCTTTGAAGACATGGACTTAATTGAAAGTTTGGACTGGTGCAAGTTAGTTTTTGACTGGTTGATGGAACACATTAGCAAGATTGAGAAATCAAAAACTTTTGGTGGTTGTTTATTCCATTTAGCG GTTAATTACCTGGATTTTCTCAACTTTGGTTCACAAAAAGTATTACTTGATACACCAAGAATAAAAGTTTGGAAAAGATCTATGATTAAGGACTATTCCAAATTTGATAAAATATCTGAAGGAGTGTATGGAAAAAGACCAGTCAATGATATTGCTTCAACTTGTTACCCAATG gtGAATAATAGCTCATCTTCATTTGCTGATATGCTCAAAAGTTCTGTTGGTGATCTGTTGCCAAGTGATGTTCAAGACAAAATTTGTCATTTGCTCTGCTATCATTTTGGAAAAGAAGATGAAATCTTTGAAGACAAGGCTAAGAAACTTCTTATAGATGTTCTGTTGTTGTTAGCTGATTGTAGTTCCAATTATCCTACTCAACCTGCTGCACATGAAAATTCAG gAATTGAACCAGATCATGAACCAGTTGAAGAAAATAATGATGATGTTAATCAagctgtgaaaaaaaataacaatttcACCTCATCTCCAAAG gGAAACAGTAAAACAATACTAGATGATGATAAGTTGCCAATTCCAAATGAAGAATTTAATCCTGTGAATAAGTCTACCATTTTGAATTCTTCAGaagag ATTAAACATATCAACATTGATGAAATAATGACAAAGTTGAACAAAAcag GTCATGTTCCTATTAATCCACCAGATGAAACAGAGAAAAATTCTGCCTTGActg CTCGAAACAATCAAGTTTTTCATGATCAACCGTCTTTTAAAATCTGGGATTCTGATGATGACCTCCATCATGAAAATGATGatttcaaaaaagaaattaCACCTGCTCATCTTGTAGATTCATATCAAGTTATTCCTGATTCATACTCCCCAAATCCTGTTTTAAGAAATAAG ATCACTCCAAGAAAGTTGTCTCAAacttttgctgctgctgttgaaaGCCCAATAATCTGTTCAGACAGTCCG gaTAAGATGTACATGGTGACACTTGAAAATTCAACTTCTCCTAATGCTTCTCTCAatgaaaacaaagaaaatgaaaaaggttgTCACATCATAAAG ATCCTTATACTCCTCAAAGATCAAACTTCACAGTCTCACAATATGAAAGACAAATTTATAATGCTGTCTGCACTCTATCAACAAGCAGATATCAAGA ACGACATGCAATTGAAATTGATGGTGTTCACTGCAAATTCAGTTCTTTTGGAGGATCATTTAATTTTGGACATGAAGTTTCTAATTTTGTTGTCTCTGTGTTCTGCCGATATTTGTTTCATTTATCTCACCCCTCAAAATCCAAAAAACATTATTTCTTCTCTTCTATTGGA GATGATCTTCTAA
- the LOC4346026 gene encoding uncharacterized protein isoform X4, with translation MVHQKRSKLDNCSQPISESDDINSESLPAKDDDYNCDSDDNSASHDMDVSQPHVNEISTNELLKTLKRKLSKSKRSEDDNIKMKRSESIELDNDVMINQVLRDIIQRDQIINSLKKKLNIHHNIGDQNLKDKNVDTDLKSDAFSRFSVKYFSKVDSLSPHHKTVIENSCFQSMLLFDKCFVPNSFALWIAKQVDVNCSDIVLGQKLIPLNKQFVHVVLGLPVGGSTIHSKFDSGKQKILQIFGKTSIPSVKFFGEKLIKNEELPDDQILICFMIVSLNCFLCPNSSLIPSTKYLSAFEDMDLIESLDWCKLVFDWLMEHISKIEKSKTFGGCLFHLAVNYLDFLNFGSQKVLLDTPRIKVWKRSMIKDYSKFDKISEGVYGKRPVNDIASTCYPMVNNSSSSFADMLKSSVGDLLPSDVQDKICHLLCYHFGKEDEIFEDKAKKLLIDVLLLLADCSSNYPTQPAAHENSGIEPDHEPVEENNDDVNQAVKKNNNFTSSPKGNSKTILDDDKLPIPNEEFNPVNKSTILNSSEEIKHINIDEIMTKLNKTGHVPINPPDETEKNSALTDSYQVIPDSYSPNPVLRNKITPRKLSQTFAAAVESPIICSDSPDKMYMVTLENSTSPNASLNENKENEKGCHIIKILILLKDQTSQSHNMKDKFIMLSALYQQADIKNDMQLKLMVFTANSVLLEDHLILDMKFLILLSLCSADICFIYLTPQNPKNIISSLLLEMIF, from the exons ATGGTTCACCAAAAGCGTTCAAAATTGGATAATTGTAGCCAGCCCATAAGTGAATCTGATGATATTAATTCTGAGTCTTTGCCTGCTAAAGATGATGATTACAATTGTGATTCTGATGATAACTCAGCCAGTCAT gaTATGGATGTTTCACAACCACATGTAAATGAAATTTCTACAAATGAACTTCTGAAAACTTTGAAAAGGAAACTCAGTAAGTCTAAAAGAAGTGAAGATGATAACATTAAG atgaaaAGGTCTGAATCTATTGAATTGGACAATGATGTAATGATAAATCAGGTTCTACGTGATATCATACAAAGGGATCAAATTATcaacagtttgaaaaaaaagcttAATATTCATCACAACATAGGTGATCAAAATTTGAAG GACAAAAATGTTGACACTGATTTGAAGTCTGATGCATTCTCTAGATTCTCAGTCAAATATTTCTCAAAAGTTGATTCTTTAAGTCCACATCACAAAACAGTCATTGAAAATTCTTGTTTTCAAAGCATGCTGCTATTTGACAAGTGTTTTGTTCCCAATTCTTTTGCTCTCTGGATTGCAAAACAAGTAGATGTGAACTGTTCTGATATAGTTTTGGGCCAAAAACTTATTCCATTGAACAAGCAATTTGTCCATGTTGTGCTAGGCCTCCCTGTTGGTGGTAGTACAATCCATTCAAAATTTGATTCTGGCAAACAAAAGATTCTTCAGATTTTTGGGAAAACTTCTATTCCTTCTGTCAAGTTCTTTGGAGAAAAGTTAATTAAAAATGAAGAACTTCCTGATGATCAAATTCTCATCTGCTTTATGATTGTTTCCTTGAATTGCTTTCTTTGTCCAAACTCTTCTTTGATTCCAAGTACAAAATACCTAAGTGCCTTTGAAGACATGGACTTAATTGAAAGTTTGGACTGGTGCAAGTTAGTTTTTGACTGGTTGATGGAACACATTAGCAAGATTGAGAAATCAAAAACTTTTGGTGGTTGTTTATTCCATTTAGCG GTTAATTACCTGGATTTTCTCAACTTTGGTTCACAAAAAGTATTACTTGATACACCAAGAATAAAAGTTTGGAAAAGATCTATGATTAAGGACTATTCCAAATTTGATAAAATATCTGAAGGAGTGTATGGAAAAAGACCAGTCAATGATATTGCTTCAACTTGTTACCCAATG gtGAATAATAGCTCATCTTCATTTGCTGATATGCTCAAAAGTTCTGTTGGTGATCTGTTGCCAAGTGATGTTCAAGACAAAATTTGTCATTTGCTCTGCTATCATTTTGGAAAAGAAGATGAAATCTTTGAAGACAAGGCTAAGAAACTTCTTATAGATGTTCTGTTGTTGTTAGCTGATTGTAGTTCCAATTATCCTACTCAACCTGCTGCACATGAAAATTCAG gAATTGAACCAGATCATGAACCAGTTGAAGAAAATAATGATGATGTTAATCAagctgtgaaaaaaaataacaatttcACCTCATCTCCAAAG gGAAACAGTAAAACAATACTAGATGATGATAAGTTGCCAATTCCAAATGAAGAATTTAATCCTGTGAATAAGTCTACCATTTTGAATTCTTCAGaagag ATTAAACATATCAACATTGATGAAATAATGACAAAGTTGAACAAAAcag GTCATGTTCCTATTAATCCACCAGATGAAACAGAGAAAAATTCTGCCTTGActg ATTCATATCAAGTTATTCCTGATTCATACTCCCCAAATCCTGTTTTAAGAAATAAG ATCACTCCAAGAAAGTTGTCTCAAacttttgctgctgctgttgaaaGCCCAATAATCTGTTCAGACAGTCCG gaTAAGATGTACATGGTGACACTTGAAAATTCAACTTCTCCTAATGCTTCTCTCAatgaaaacaaagaaaatgaaaaaggttgTCACATCATAAAG ATCCTTATACTCCTCAAAGATCAAACTTCACAGTCTCACAATATGAAAGACAAATTTATAATGCTGTCTGCACTCTATCAACAAGCAGATATCAAGA ACGACATGCAATTGAAATTGATGGTGTTCACTGCAAATTCAGTTCTTTTGGAGGATCATTTAATTTTGGACATGAAGTTTCTAATTTTGTTGTCTCTGTGTTCTGCCGATATTTGTTTCATTTATCTCACCCCTCAAAATCCAAAAAACATTATTTCTTCTCTTCTATTGGA GATGATCTTCTAA